The Schistocerca piceifrons isolate TAMUIC-IGC-003096 unplaced genomic scaffold, iqSchPice1.1 HiC_scaffold_1872, whole genome shotgun sequence genome has a segment encoding these proteins:
- the LOC124741141 gene encoding ankyrin repeat and SOCS box protein 10-like has product MTSVKAREKKKLWSEQILTEEQKQMLAGRLIIAASQGQTGQVRALLDAGSPVNATDASGDTALHEAVMNGHEETVKCLIDAGADVNVRDSDGMTPLHWAACRGGEQHIVWMLLAASACVDVQHDAGETPLHVAARWGCAYAAKALLLAGARSDIRGNSGQKQTRYNYLALNKSCD; this is encoded by the exons ATGACGTCGGTCAAAGCCAGAGAGAAGAAAAAGCTGTGGAGTGAGCA GATCCTGACTGAGGAGCAGAAGCAGATGCTGGCTGGGAGGCTGATCATTGCTGCGTCTCAGGGTCAGACCGGCCAAGTGCGGGCACTCCTGGATGCGGGGTCGCCAGTCAACGCGACAGACGCCAGTGGCGACACTGCCCTGCATGAAGCAGTGATGAATGGCCACGAAGAAACTGTCAAGTGCCTGATTGATGCCGGAGCAGATGTCAACGTCAGGGACTCGGATGGGATGACGCCTCTGCACTGGGCTGCATGTAGAGGTGGCGAGCAGCACATTGTATGGATGCTACTGGCGGCATCAGCGTGTGTAGATGTCCAGCACGATGCGGGGGAGACTCCACTCCATGTGGCTGCCAGATGGGGGTGTGCATATGCAGCAAAGGCACTGCTGCTGGCCGGTGCGAGGAGCGACATAAGGGGTAACAGTGGGCAGAAGCAGACACGGTACAACTATTTAGCACTCAACAAATCTTGTGATTAA